From a region of the Aeoliella mucimassa genome:
- a CDS encoding PEP-CTERM sorting domain-containing protein: MSLLLGPSAVSAPPSYESEVLADNPFVYYRFNEVSGTAATDSSSHSLDRATEQYLAAPEGSKAFSNSLGSASYEFVFNGTNVDNRVMLYGSANDGSHTNSHISINDGAQGRFRLYLRDESGDFIGGYFDDASLLDGSYHHLIWTYDQTGAELTDRLKAYVDGVPVGFTFNGGSKAPSDFSSEFQYAPYFGALNNRGSIYSPFDGLLDEAALYASVLDAQDASARAISLGMNIPDYWILNKGGSFNNAANWANGVVPSSTALFAQTLSSTNAPAEVTLDSPVTLGNLSFNSSLQFELAGPAALTLTGDAEVHVNRDVHTISADVLGSTGVLKTGGGALVLDGAKGYTGQTTIQGGQVIINNLDAVDNQASGVVNISGGARLLLQTGASGVFATELTGETSGDGEAIFQMDYTLLPEETVSINRSNPTFGGVIRVQGGTLAISNNGALGVGGTLAAETEIESNSTGKLALTGGVTIANEVLDFEGRTTEDIALTSSGNNAWNGYIFADGTVNNPLFNIESASGTLTIDKVYASDDSDPHTLVFSGAGNTVISSYITDGEVNLASGQVTFTNSHDKNVSVVKQGSGTLTIGYTSSESAHYWYGDTVVEEGTMVVTGSGNTGELLSENITIKSGATLDVSSFTNYQQTISGVIRGGGTIDAQAGTTNKSVDFYDDGSLVPGDSDGEVGTLSIIGNARLLAGDGGGAWAFDVGNDADTSGDLLSVSGSFTASTTDFTFNITPAHGYLDVGSKTLVTYSSGTNSSLNSVAANITDPSGNQLTTRQTASINGSTAGQVQVVISGSSATRTWNGTTSVWDVASSQNWQEGDKQYQDLDHVVFDDSATGSTIVSVDGDRYAGSVTFAGSSKSYTLVGDGGIAGSGEVNIESGTVYFGNTGNNYSGATTVASGASTSYLVDASTGDISNSGLLAVGSKSAGSTPLPIVNGDFETGTDNDSELTPIAGWTSGSGATPGWWLSDGTDDPNPVDANGSLILSANRNSAGAPAGATDSSITQSLNVSAHSTAIDAGGQTIALSLMYAGTDGNDKGEMRVEFLDGSGNSLGFADPANYGNTGSAWRETNLTAYVPIGTRELSIELFATRSTGSATNVAVDNLQGNIVDGFDNLADLNVAGDLALANSSTLELFVQSEGEHSTVTVAGAFTADGIFQLTELADAVFNVGDVFDVLNFDPESVTGAFDSLVLPVLASGLDWDTTNLLLTGELAIVSLNLAGDFNGDGIVNLADYTVWRDNLGADESVLPPGTGDNSGLVDAGDYTAWKNNFGASTPGTIANGSVAVPEPGSITLLIGCLGIAGMLFKQRK; encoded by the coding sequence TTGTCACTGCTACTGGGACCTTCCGCAGTTTCCGCCCCTCCCAGTTATGAATCGGAGGTGTTGGCCGACAATCCGTTTGTGTACTACAGGTTCAATGAAGTCAGTGGCACTGCTGCCACCGACTCTAGCAGCCATTCGTTGGATCGGGCGACGGAGCAGTACCTGGCTGCCCCCGAGGGCTCTAAGGCGTTCTCTAACTCGCTCGGAAGTGCCTCCTACGAGTTTGTGTTTAATGGGACGAATGTCGACAACAGAGTCATGCTGTACGGCAGTGCGAATGATGGATCACATACCAATTCGCACATCTCCATCAACGATGGTGCGCAGGGACGATTCCGCTTGTATTTACGGGACGAATCAGGCGATTTTATCGGAGGGTATTTCGACGACGCCAGCCTGCTAGACGGTTCCTATCACCATTTGATCTGGACCTACGATCAAACAGGTGCCGAGTTGACGGATCGCCTGAAGGCTTATGTGGACGGAGTACCAGTAGGTTTTACCTTTAACGGTGGCTCGAAGGCACCGTCCGACTTCTCCTCTGAGTTTCAGTATGCTCCGTACTTTGGAGCCTTGAATAACCGCGGCAGTATCTACTCGCCGTTCGACGGATTGCTCGACGAAGCCGCCCTCTACGCCTCGGTACTGGATGCCCAGGATGCGAGCGCACGAGCTATTTCGTTGGGTATGAATATTCCTGATTATTGGATCCTCAATAAGGGTGGCAGCTTCAACAATGCCGCCAATTGGGCTAACGGCGTCGTTCCGAGCTCTACCGCCCTGTTTGCGCAGACCCTTTCTTCAACCAACGCACCGGCGGAGGTGACGCTGGACAGCCCCGTCACCCTTGGCAACTTGTCGTTCAACAGCAGTCTGCAATTCGAGCTTGCTGGCCCTGCCGCCTTGACCCTGACTGGTGACGCGGAAGTCCATGTCAACCGGGACGTACATACCATTTCTGCCGACGTGCTTGGTAGCACAGGCGTGTTGAAAACCGGAGGGGGGGCACTCGTACTCGACGGAGCCAAGGGCTACACCGGGCAAACCACCATTCAAGGCGGCCAGGTGATCATTAACAACCTGGATGCAGTCGACAACCAGGCCAGTGGCGTAGTGAATATCAGCGGTGGCGCCAGGCTGTTGCTGCAAACCGGTGCCAGCGGCGTGTTTGCTACGGAACTGACTGGCGAGACCTCCGGCGATGGCGAGGCGATCTTCCAAATGGATTATACCCTGCTTCCCGAAGAAACGGTCAGCATCAACCGTAGCAACCCCACCTTTGGCGGAGTCATACGCGTTCAAGGCGGCACTCTCGCGATATCGAACAATGGCGCCCTGGGTGTCGGTGGCACCCTAGCTGCCGAAACGGAGATCGAATCAAACAGCACTGGCAAGCTTGCCCTTACCGGTGGAGTAACGATTGCGAATGAGGTACTCGACTTCGAAGGCCGCACGACGGAAGACATTGCTCTTACCAGCAGTGGCAATAACGCCTGGAATGGTTACATTTTTGCGGACGGCACGGTCAACAACCCTCTGTTCAACATCGAGTCGGCTTCGGGAACACTCACCATCGATAAGGTGTACGCCTCGGACGATTCCGATCCGCATACACTCGTGTTCTCTGGAGCTGGAAACACCGTCATCTCAAGTTACATTACCGATGGAGAGGTCAATCTGGCGTCGGGACAAGTGACCTTCACCAATTCGCACGACAAGAACGTCAGCGTCGTCAAGCAAGGTTCCGGCACACTCACGATTGGCTATACTTCGAGCGAGTCGGCCCATTACTGGTACGGGGACACCGTTGTTGAAGAAGGCACCATGGTGGTGACCGGCTCGGGCAACACCGGCGAACTGTTGAGCGAGAACATTACCATTAAGTCGGGGGCGACGCTGGACGTCTCTTCGTTTACCAACTATCAGCAAACCATTAGCGGCGTGATCCGAGGTGGTGGTACCATCGACGCCCAAGCCGGCACAACCAACAAATCGGTCGACTTCTACGACGATGGCAGCCTGGTGCCAGGAGATAGCGACGGAGAAGTTGGCACGCTTTCGATCATTGGCAACGCCCGGCTTTTGGCGGGCGATGGCGGTGGCGCGTGGGCCTTTGACGTTGGTAACGACGCCGATACTAGTGGCGACCTTCTGTCGGTCTCGGGCTCGTTTACCGCTTCGACAACTGACTTTACGTTCAACATCACTCCCGCCCATGGTTATCTGGACGTCGGTTCGAAGACGCTAGTGACCTATTCTTCTGGCACCAACAGCTCTTTGAACTCAGTAGCCGCAAACATTACTGACCCATCTGGCAATCAGCTGACCACACGACAAACCGCGTCGATCAATGGATCGACCGCGGGGCAGGTGCAGGTAGTCATTTCCGGTTCGTCTGCTACGCGTACTTGGAACGGAACCACCTCGGTCTGGGATGTTGCTTCGAGCCAAAACTGGCAAGAGGGAGATAAACAGTATCAAGACCTCGACCACGTCGTGTTCGACGACTCGGCTACTGGTTCTACGATTGTCAGTGTGGATGGAGATCGCTATGCAGGCTCGGTGACGTTTGCTGGTTCGTCGAAGAGCTATACGTTGGTTGGCGATGGAGGCATTGCCGGCAGCGGTGAGGTGAATATCGAATCCGGGACCGTTTACTTCGGCAACACTGGCAACAACTATTCTGGTGCCACTACCGTGGCTTCTGGTGCCTCGACCAGTTACTTGGTCGATGCCTCCACCGGCGACATCAGCAACTCAGGCCTACTGGCGGTCGGCAGCAAGAGTGCGGGAAGTACTCCGCTGCCGATTGTGAATGGCGACTTCGAAACAGGCACCGACAACGATTCGGAACTTACCCCGATTGCCGGCTGGACCAGCGGCTCGGGAGCGACCCCCGGTTGGTGGTTGAGTGATGGCACCGACGACCCCAATCCCGTGGATGCCAATGGATCGTTGATCTTAAGTGCCAACCGAAATAGCGCAGGAGCTCCAGCGGGGGCCACCGACTCCAGCATCACTCAGTCGCTCAATGTTTCTGCTCATAGCACTGCGATCGATGCGGGCGGTCAGACCATTGCTTTGTCCCTTATGTATGCTGGCACCGATGGTAACGATAAGGGCGAGATGCGCGTTGAGTTTCTCGATGGCAGCGGTAACAGCCTCGGCTTTGCCGACCCCGCAAACTACGGCAATACCGGTTCGGCTTGGCGTGAAACGAACCTCACGGCCTACGTGCCGATTGGGACGCGAGAACTGTCGATTGAGCTCTTTGCAACAAGGTCCACTGGTAGCGCGACCAACGTAGCCGTCGACAATCTTCAAGGGAATATCGTTGATGGATTCGATAATCTGGCTGATCTTAACGTGGCCGGCGACCTCGCTTTGGCTAATAGTTCCACGCTGGAATTGTTCGTGCAGTCGGAGGGAGAGCATAGCACGGTCACGGTGGCGGGAGCCTTTACCGCCGATGGTATATTCCAGCTTACCGAACTGGCAGATGCCGTCTTTAATGTGGGCGACGTATTTGATGTGCTGAACTTCGATCCCGAATCCGTGACCGGAGCGTTCGACAGCCTCGTGTTGCCGGTACTGGCTAGCGGTCTGGACTGGGATACGACCAATCTGTTGCTAACGGGCGAATTGGCTATTGTTTCGCTCAACCTCGCCGGCGACTTCAACGGCGACGGAATCGTCAACTTGGCCGATTACACCGTTTGGCGTGATAACCTGGGCGCCGACGAGTCGGTTCTACCGCCCGGCACGGGGGACAATTCCGGCCTTGTTGACGCCGGTGACTATACCGCATGGAAGAACAACTTCGGCGCATCAACGCCTGGAACCATCGCCAATGGTTCGGTCGCCGTGCCCGAACCTGGCAGTATTACCCTGCTGATTGGTTGCCTAGGCATCGCCGGAATGCTGTTCAAGCAACGCAAGTAA
- a CDS encoding sigma-70 family RNA polymerase sigma factor → MISGNVSRDDEGFVTAIAQSQRDLRAFIVSLIPHSVDADDVLQEVNLALWRKRHTYDSEQLFLRWAIGFAAMEVRSFRSRDAKSRLWYSEEAIMALTSDWTATDSFREETHRMLSGCIDKLGDQQRSFIEERYRNQASVKQIATQTGKPASTVYKILAKSIRALRECVKRSQREQFG, encoded by the coding sequence ATGATAAGCGGAAATGTTTCTCGAGATGACGAAGGCTTCGTCACTGCAATAGCACAGAGCCAGAGGGATCTACGTGCCTTCATTGTGAGTCTGATACCACACTCGGTGGATGCTGATGACGTACTTCAAGAAGTCAACTTGGCTCTCTGGCGGAAGAGGCATACCTACGACTCCGAGCAGCTCTTTCTACGCTGGGCGATTGGGTTTGCTGCCATGGAGGTTCGCAGCTTTCGAAGTCGCGACGCCAAAAGCCGGCTGTGGTACAGCGAAGAGGCAATCATGGCGCTCACGTCCGACTGGACGGCGACTGATAGCTTCCGCGAAGAGACTCATCGTATGTTGAGTGGCTGTATCGACAAATTGGGCGATCAACAGCGCAGCTTTATCGAAGAACGATATCGAAACCAAGCCAGCGTTAAGCAGATTGCGACACAGACGGGAAAACCCGCCAGTACTGTTTATAAGATCCTAGCTAAGTCGATCCGTGCTCTTCGCGAATGCGTTAAGCGATCACAGCGTGAACAATTCGGGTGA
- a CDS encoding FecR domain-containing protein — translation METSSTNHPFDENRLVDLALASCSGAIAEEEVQELSALLTASPHARMKYFEVMAVHTELEWSLRKNIQTTMPPDCDVSLFADLNSVPSKWEMGSMWRLGIAASLLAVICCVLWLRWRDQGEFLAGQKTIPPSVPVETVNYVGTITPLMAKVDWTVGRSNASHTNEVLQGDTLWLREGAIELRMVSNAVAVLESPVIMQIVSADRIRMIDGDVMINVPSEAEGFTIESEAAEVLHLGAECSVGVEAGSTNVVVFDGDLELRFKVMPNDDGAKPREVLKKLRAGEAVQVTRAGTLSRIVDVQRLGVGRHAVDKNENVIASVTDNNVREDLWSFYEIVPNGLQEDALAYVDRPSHEWNGVTAAGIPEYLIGAELVKTFNNDKMIGPLNISLTLAQPAIVYVFLDERITTPEWLVESFENTGDEIGLDEGEFLIPGSGVATDVGPGKSIERRFSVWRKVMPKGGVANLGPNGPLISTGKRHKSLKAGANMYGVAAVPLTVEPTAPNR, via the coding sequence ATGGAAACATCGTCAACAAACCATCCGTTCGACGAGAATCGGCTCGTGGATCTCGCCCTAGCGAGTTGCAGCGGGGCGATTGCGGAGGAGGAAGTGCAAGAGCTGTCGGCGTTGCTCACGGCGAGCCCTCATGCGCGCATGAAGTACTTCGAGGTGATGGCTGTTCACACTGAGCTTGAATGGTCGCTACGCAAGAACATACAGACCACGATGCCACCAGATTGCGACGTCTCATTGTTTGCCGACTTGAATAGTGTTCCAAGTAAGTGGGAAATGGGCTCGATGTGGCGGCTCGGCATTGCTGCGAGTCTGCTGGCAGTCATTTGCTGTGTCTTGTGGCTCCGGTGGCGAGACCAGGGCGAGTTCCTTGCGGGGCAGAAGACGATTCCGCCAAGCGTGCCGGTGGAGACCGTCAACTACGTCGGCACCATTACACCATTGATGGCTAAGGTGGATTGGACCGTAGGGCGTTCGAATGCAAGCCATACGAACGAAGTGCTCCAGGGCGACACGCTCTGGCTCAGGGAGGGCGCCATCGAATTGCGGATGGTCTCGAACGCGGTAGCAGTGCTGGAGTCTCCTGTCATTATGCAGATCGTTTCCGCAGATCGCATTCGCATGATTGACGGCGATGTAATGATCAACGTCCCCAGCGAGGCCGAAGGGTTTACGATCGAGTCGGAGGCCGCCGAAGTGCTCCACTTGGGCGCGGAATGTTCTGTCGGAGTCGAGGCGGGCAGCACCAACGTGGTGGTGTTTGATGGCGATCTCGAACTGCGATTTAAGGTCATGCCAAACGACGACGGGGCGAAACCAAGAGAAGTTCTTAAAAAATTGCGTGCGGGAGAGGCGGTGCAAGTCACTCGCGCCGGAACTCTATCTCGAATTGTTGATGTGCAGCGGCTTGGAGTAGGTCGACATGCTGTCGACAAAAATGAGAACGTGATTGCCTCGGTGACGGACAACAACGTACGCGAAGACTTGTGGAGCTTTTACGAGATCGTACCTAACGGTTTACAAGAGGATGCGTTGGCTTACGTCGATCGCCCTTCGCATGAATGGAACGGAGTAACTGCCGCGGGCATTCCCGAGTATCTGATTGGCGCGGAGCTAGTTAAGACGTTCAACAATGACAAAATGATCGGGCCACTCAATATCAGCCTTACACTTGCCCAGCCAGCAATCGTTTATGTGTTTCTGGATGAACGAATCACCACACCAGAGTGGTTAGTGGAGTCTTTTGAGAATACTGGCGACGAGATTGGTCTCGATGAAGGTGAGTTCCTCATTCCCGGTTCGGGAGTGGCTACTGACGTAGGGCCAGGTAAGAGTATTGAGCGTCGATTCTCCGTGTGGAGAAAAGTGATGCCAAAGGGAGGGGTTGCCAATCTGGGACCTAATGGTCCGCTGATTAGTACCGGAAAACGTCATAAGAGCTTGAAAGCCGGGGCCAACATGTACGGCGTGGCGGCCGTGCCATTGACGGTTGAGCCAACAGCACCGAATCGCTAG
- a CDS encoding DUF1559 domain-containing protein — MACTWRYKRGFTLVELLVVIAIIGILVALLLPAVQAAREAARRIQCTNQLKQIALAIQNYSDTNKCYPQGRAGCDGASLTDAANAGLSTSGWDNSRSYSGFVQILPFMEQGALYDAIDLDHFWSSPGVPERIGDDTHSVAHQAIVATVIEAYNCPSDSRPKSVDWGNGPEAVGSYALCMGSNGPTYGWASLPVKVDNTGVFLYARKIKPRQITDGLSRTMFVGETIDGHEKATSNRWTAAARHQDSLRSTENPLNTPPGYGTPYTAYGYTTNGAFASRHPDGGLFAFGDGHVEFLNDSIDIWTYRTLSTRANGDLEGIDDTVDDTPTPR, encoded by the coding sequence ATGGCCTGTACTTGGCGGTACAAACGTGGTTTTACATTGGTCGAGCTATTGGTGGTGATAGCAATCATCGGTATCCTCGTGGCGCTTCTGCTCCCTGCTGTCCAAGCTGCGCGAGAAGCGGCTCGGCGGATTCAGTGTACGAATCAGTTAAAGCAAATAGCCTTGGCGATACAGAACTATTCCGATACGAATAAGTGTTATCCTCAGGGGCGAGCTGGATGCGATGGTGCCAGTCTCACGGATGCTGCCAATGCCGGCTTGTCGACCTCGGGTTGGGACAACAGCAGGTCTTACAGCGGGTTTGTTCAGATCCTTCCTTTTATGGAGCAGGGTGCTCTCTACGACGCGATCGACCTGGATCATTTCTGGAGCTCTCCAGGGGTGCCTGAACGCATCGGCGACGACACGCACTCCGTGGCCCATCAAGCCATCGTCGCTACGGTTATCGAGGCCTACAACTGTCCCTCCGATTCGCGTCCGAAGTCAGTGGATTGGGGCAATGGCCCCGAGGCGGTTGGTAGCTATGCACTCTGCATGGGATCGAATGGTCCCACCTATGGCTGGGCCTCCCTTCCTGTGAAGGTCGATAACACAGGAGTGTTCCTCTACGCGCGAAAGATCAAGCCTAGACAGATAACCGATGGACTCAGCCGCACAATGTTTGTGGGCGAAACGATCGATGGACACGAGAAAGCCACTTCCAATCGCTGGACCGCTGCGGCTCGCCATCAGGACAGCTTGAGGTCGACTGAAAACCCACTAAATACACCCCCCGGCTACGGCACACCCTATACCGCGTATGGATACACAACCAATGGAGCATTTGCCAGTCGCCACCCAGATGGTGGATTGTTTGCGTTCGGCGACGGACACGTTGAGTTCCTCAACGACAGCATTGACATCTGGACTTACCGAACTCTCTCCACGCGAGCCAATGGGGACTTGGAAGGAATCGATGACACCGTAGACGACACGCCTACCCCTCGCTAG
- a CDS encoding CotH kinase family protein, producing MNVCNTRKSLRSLTFEKLEPRVVLSSAPIITEFVASNDNSLDDGDGNSSDWIEIYNPTKDVIDLAGWHLTDKANNLDKWTFPSLPQSILSPGEYLIVFASSQETETYIDPEGNLHTDFALSANGEFLGLTDPLENIAWSYAPEFPQQLTDVSYGVNTQIVNLIDDSTTTSAWVPTSDVFDTGASPAWTQIAFDDSSWPQSASGPGVGYDSSIGHSPGPANGIELSDLVGGDLTDPEDDGILTVAFEGGSSSNSPTGEEPAKALDNTDATKWLAFAPSGTYYEIHFTDGLPRIIDGYTITSANDASNRDPYSWTLSGSNDGETFTVVDGRNAQDFEDRFETRLYEFSNTTGYSSYRFDFQTEYGVTGSNMPNSIQMAEIELFSSREFNMDQLVDLDLQSEWEQTRSSIYQRVEFNVVDPSALGALWMDMQFNDGFVAYLNGERIVVENAPENLNWQSLALEEREASDALSPKRFDLSEFHDLLVPGNNVLAFQALNDNDFSSQLLSRPQLTAALLDMSAATEFYYETPTPGAPNGEGRLGFVSTPKFSVPHGFYSNELRLSISNETAGSQIYYTTNGAPPTPDSGLLYTSPIPIDGTMVILAAAFQEGYYDSTIVGSTYVFVHDVVSQSYSSTLATGFPTSWGGVSPDYGMDPDVIGNFDSAGNSLGGDLFGGQYASTIQNDLLAIPTLSIVMETDDLFGPDGIYTQSTNSGVAYERATSVELIYPDGSEGFQVNAGIRIQGGAFRSHDLSKKHSFRLLFKDDYGPTKLEFPLFGDDAVASFDTITLRMESNDGYAWDGAGTHPQYARDAFASRTLAALGQVASHSNRVHLYINGVYWGVYNPTERPDASFAAMYFGGDKDNWDAINDGSPTNGDLDAWNAMVALAQQAGSGTSSERAAAYQRLQGANPDGSNNPAYEDYLDIDNYIDYLLVNFYGGNVDWPHRNWYAVRERGLDSTGFKFVSWDAESTMNLFGSSINTNRLNVNVEAALPYSYLRNNEEFRIQFADHAYRALFNDGALTPDETISRYQSLLTEMENAIVAESARWGDMHRSTPLTKTQWEAEGQSVVDTFLTGRTNVFINQLRSAGLYPSVDAPVFSQQGGQIAAGGINLDITSTSGVIYYTLDGTDPRAMGGDIVGQEYTTPVLVTPGVTVKARALNGGEWSALNEATFEAILLPGDYDGNGTVEQADYLVWKTQFGQEVATPGTGADGNLDGVVSLADYTIWRDNLGATIPFNQPASLQTSPSSPAVTVVTTNDTTSATIAADTNVKDTQVESSAKLPYFILPKATTSRVAGPVKLIKDSLPQSWSSARAEASLPFWYSNDPQEKQSSKSPEKLADFEGSHGDERYDTSTELRAVEEVFANLATEVIRRW from the coding sequence ATGAATGTCTGTAACACACGAAAGTCGCTTCGGTCGCTTACCTTCGAAAAACTGGAACCGCGAGTCGTGCTGAGTTCGGCCCCCATCATCACCGAGTTCGTCGCGTCGAACGACAACTCGCTTGATGACGGTGATGGCAATAGCAGCGATTGGATTGAAATCTACAACCCAACCAAAGACGTGATTGACCTGGCCGGCTGGCACTTGACCGACAAGGCCAACAACCTCGATAAGTGGACCTTCCCTAGCCTACCGCAGTCCATCTTGTCGCCTGGCGAGTACCTCATCGTCTTTGCTTCCAGCCAAGAAACCGAGACTTATATCGACCCTGAAGGCAATCTCCATACGGACTTCGCTTTGAGCGCGAACGGAGAATTTCTGGGGCTTACCGATCCGCTGGAGAACATCGCCTGGTCGTACGCGCCGGAGTTCCCACAACAACTGACCGATGTCTCTTACGGCGTGAACACCCAGATCGTGAACCTTATCGACGACTCGACGACTACGTCGGCGTGGGTGCCGACTTCGGACGTGTTTGACACGGGGGCGTCCCCCGCCTGGACCCAAATCGCATTCGACGATTCCTCCTGGCCGCAGAGCGCAAGTGGCCCTGGAGTCGGATACGACTCCTCAATAGGACATTCCCCTGGACCAGCCAACGGTATCGAGCTTAGCGACCTCGTGGGCGGTGACCTCACCGACCCGGAGGACGACGGCATCCTGACGGTCGCTTTCGAGGGTGGGTCTTCAAGCAACTCCCCCACCGGCGAAGAACCCGCCAAGGCGTTAGACAACACCGACGCAACCAAGTGGTTGGCCTTCGCTCCGTCGGGCACCTACTATGAAATCCACTTCACCGACGGTTTGCCGCGCATTATCGATGGGTACACGATCACGTCGGCGAACGACGCATCGAACCGCGACCCGTATAGCTGGACGCTGAGCGGCTCCAACGACGGAGAAACGTTTACAGTCGTCGATGGTAGAAATGCCCAAGACTTCGAAGATCGCTTTGAGACGAGGCTCTATGAGTTCTCTAACACCACGGGCTATTCCTCCTATCGTTTCGACTTTCAGACCGAGTACGGCGTAACCGGCAGCAACATGCCCAACTCGATCCAAATGGCCGAGATTGAATTGTTCAGCTCGCGGGAATTCAACATGGACCAACTAGTCGATCTTGACCTGCAGTCCGAATGGGAGCAAACCCGCAGCAGCATCTATCAGCGCGTTGAGTTTAATGTGGTCGATCCGTCGGCGCTGGGCGCGTTGTGGATGGACATGCAGTTTAACGATGGTTTCGTCGCGTACTTGAATGGCGAGAGGATCGTGGTGGAAAACGCCCCGGAGAATCTTAACTGGCAGTCGCTCGCTTTGGAGGAACGCGAAGCCTCCGACGCGTTAAGCCCCAAACGTTTCGACCTGAGTGAATTTCACGACCTGCTCGTGCCTGGCAACAACGTGCTGGCATTTCAGGCGTTGAACGACAACGACTTCAGCAGTCAGTTGCTCTCGCGGCCACAGCTAACCGCGGCATTGCTGGATATGTCGGCTGCGACGGAGTTCTACTACGAGACTCCTACGCCCGGCGCACCAAACGGAGAAGGGAGGCTTGGTTTTGTGAGCACTCCGAAGTTTAGCGTGCCGCACGGTTTCTACAGCAACGAGTTGAGACTTTCGATCAGCAACGAGACGGCCGGCTCGCAGATCTACTACACCACCAACGGGGCCCCACCGACACCCGATTCCGGCCTGCTTTACACGTCCCCCATCCCGATCGACGGCACCATGGTCATCCTTGCTGCCGCGTTCCAGGAAGGCTACTACGATTCCACAATCGTCGGCAGCACCTACGTGTTCGTTCACGACGTTGTATCTCAGAGCTATTCATCAACACTCGCGACGGGGTTCCCAACTAGCTGGGGAGGGGTATCCCCCGACTACGGCATGGACCCCGACGTGATCGGCAACTTCGACAGCGCAGGAAACTCGCTCGGCGGCGATCTATTCGGTGGCCAGTACGCAAGCACGATCCAGAACGACCTGCTCGCGATTCCCACGCTTTCGATCGTGATGGAAACGGATGATTTGTTCGGGCCTGACGGCATCTACACCCAGTCGACCAACAGCGGCGTGGCCTACGAGAGGGCTACATCGGTTGAACTTATCTATCCGGATGGGTCGGAGGGGTTTCAGGTGAACGCAGGCATTCGCATTCAGGGCGGCGCCTTTCGCAGCCATGACCTGAGTAAGAAGCACTCGTTCCGCCTGTTGTTCAAGGACGACTACGGCCCGACGAAGCTCGAATTCCCTCTGTTTGGCGATGATGCTGTCGCAAGCTTCGACACCATCACACTGAGGATGGAATCGAACGACGGCTACGCGTGGGACGGCGCAGGCACGCATCCCCAATACGCCCGCGACGCATTCGCAAGCAGAACACTGGCTGCGTTGGGACAGGTCGCGTCGCACAGCAACCGAGTGCATCTCTATATCAATGGGGTCTACTGGGGCGTCTACAACCCAACCGAACGTCCCGACGCCTCGTTTGCGGCCATGTATTTCGGTGGGGACAAAGACAACTGGGACGCGATCAACGATGGCAGTCCAACCAATGGCGACCTGGACGCCTGGAATGCCATGGTGGCGTTAGCGCAACAGGCGGGTAGCGGAACATCGAGCGAGCGCGCCGCGGCGTACCAGCGTCTGCAAGGTGCTAACCCCGATGGTTCGAACAACCCCGCTTATGAAGACTACTTGGACATCGACAACTATATCGACTATTTACTCGTCAACTTCTACGGCGGAAATGTCGACTGGCCGCACCGCAACTGGTACGCGGTGAGAGAGCGGGGGCTGGACAGCACCGGCTTCAAATTCGTGAGCTGGGACGCCGAGTCGACGATGAATCTGTTCGGCTCAAGCATTAACACCAATCGACTAAATGTTAACGTTGAGGCGGCGTTGCCTTACAGCTACCTGAGAAACAATGAGGAATTCCGGATACAGTTCGCCGACCACGCCTACCGCGCCTTATTCAACGATGGTGCCCTGACTCCCGACGAAACCATCTCTCGGTACCAGTCTCTACTAACGGAGATGGAGAACGCCATCGTGGCCGAGAGCGCTCGATGGGGTGACATGCACCGCAGTACCCCCTTGACCAAGACTCAATGGGAAGCGGAGGGACAATCGGTTGTCGATACCTTCCTGACTGGTCGCACCAATGTGTTTATCAACCAGTTGCGTTCCGCCGGCCTGTATCCTTCGGTTGATGCCCCCGTTTTTAGCCAACAAGGCGGCCAGATAGCTGCGGGCGGTATCAACCTGGACATCACAAGCACCAGTGGTGTCATCTATTACACGCTGGATGGTACGGATCCAAGGGCGATGGGGGGCGACATTGTGGGGCAGGAATACACCACGCCTGTGTTGGTTACCCCCGGCGTCACGGTAAAAGCCCGTGCGCTCAATGGTGGCGAGTGGTCGGCGCTGAACGAAGCAACCTTCGAAGCGATTCTGCTTCCCGGAGACTACGATGGAAATGGTACGGTTGAACAAGCCGACTACCTCGTCTGGAAAACCCAGTTCGGCCAGGAAGTGGCCACGCCAGGCACCGGCGCAGATGGTAACCTGGACGGTGTGGTTAGCCTTGCCGACTACACGATCTGGCGAGACAACTTAGGTGCCACTATCCCGTTCAATCAACCGGCGTCCCTGCAGACCTCACCTTCCTCCCCAGCAGTGACAGTAGTCACCACGAATGATACGACTTCAGCGACTATTGCTGCAGATACAAACGTCAAGGACACGCAAGTCGAGTCGTCTGCAAAGCTTCCCTACTTCATTCTCCCCAAGGCCACGACAAGCCGAGTTGCAGGTCCCGTCAAACTCATAAAGGATTCATTACCGCAATCCTGGAGTTCCGCACGGGCCGAAGCGTCTCTTCCATTCTGGTACTCAAACGATCCACAAGAGAAGCAAAGCTCTAAGAGTCCTGAGAAGCTAGCAGACTTTGAGGGCAGCCATGGCGACGAGCGATACGATACATCAACTGAATTGCGAGCAGTGGAAGAAGTGTTTGCGAACTTGGCAACAGAGGTCATTCGAAGGTGGTGA